A DNA window from Streptomyces parvus contains the following coding sequences:
- a CDS encoding sigma-70 family RNA polymerase sigma factor codes for MSGNEQQEEPLGEIAAADRDTKADGLSAGQVPVQAVRGPSGGEAEGGTVLPGPWPAVAEEDTSGEADAGIGPHAVPQQRAGRSGAPETGLSDARLIEDMRAGDDQAYEELFRRHSGAVLRYARSCCRDAHTADDLTAEVFARTLQAVRGGKGPTEAVRAYLMTAVRHVAAAWTKSAKREHLVDDFAVFATQATRSSELSDDDTLELGADVLAMHEAEQTMAMQAFRSLPERWQAVLWHTTVEEESPSEIAPLFGLTANATAVLASRAREGLKQAYLQAHVSQALTTGGDCAQYADRLGAHARGGLRTRAERGLRKHLDACARCRVAAGELDHVNAGIPALLPVAVIGWFAAGYSLKAAGIVAGGAAGAAGAGAAAAATGSGSTGGAAGGAAASEGLGAPAKAGIAAAVAVAAAAGLVWALVGDDQPKPEPKPVAKPPAVAPAVPAPEPPAPAPKPVPEPPAAPAPPAPPAPAPSEPAPKPTPSPTPSPEPPPKPAPPAPSPPPSPKPTPKPPKPTPPPPAPEVYQVSELAYSVFGDRSEPEVVLGQSSWVWQRSNVSISSTRYAHGVTVHARSSVTIQLNRPCTRYEAMVGVDDLTLGLGAVRFSVFNGDGARLWRSPVMEGGEPAVPVSVGIAGQSSIRLVVEPEGAMGGVALADWAESRISCS; via the coding sequence ATGAGCGGTAACGAGCAGCAGGAAGAGCCGCTCGGCGAGATCGCTGCGGCCGACAGGGACACGAAGGCGGACGGGCTCTCCGCCGGGCAGGTGCCGGTCCAGGCCGTGCGCGGCCCGTCGGGCGGCGAAGCCGAGGGCGGCACCGTCCTGCCCGGCCCGTGGCCCGCCGTCGCCGAGGAGGACACGTCCGGCGAGGCGGATGCGGGCATCGGCCCGCACGCGGTTCCGCAGCAGCGCGCCGGTCGCAGCGGGGCCCCCGAAACCGGTCTCTCCGACGCCCGGCTGATCGAGGACATGCGGGCGGGCGACGACCAGGCCTACGAGGAGCTGTTCCGGCGGCATTCGGGCGCCGTGCTCCGTTACGCCCGCAGCTGCTGCCGGGACGCGCACACCGCCGACGACCTGACGGCCGAGGTGTTCGCCCGCACGCTCCAGGCCGTACGGGGCGGGAAGGGGCCGACGGAAGCGGTCCGGGCCTATCTGATGACCGCCGTCCGCCATGTCGCCGCCGCCTGGACCAAGAGCGCCAAGCGGGAGCATCTGGTCGACGACTTCGCGGTGTTCGCCACCCAGGCGACCCGCTCCTCCGAGCTCTCCGACGACGACACCCTCGAACTCGGCGCCGATGTCCTGGCGATGCACGAGGCCGAGCAGACGATGGCGATGCAGGCGTTCCGGAGCCTCCCGGAGCGCTGGCAGGCGGTGCTGTGGCACACCACGGTGGAGGAGGAGTCGCCGAGCGAGATCGCCCCGCTGTTCGGCCTCACCGCCAACGCCACCGCCGTGCTGGCCAGCCGGGCCCGCGAAGGGCTCAAGCAGGCGTACCTCCAGGCCCACGTCAGCCAGGCGCTCACCACGGGCGGGGACTGCGCGCAGTACGCCGACCGGCTGGGCGCCCACGCCCGGGGCGGCCTGCGGACCCGGGCCGAACGCGGACTGCGCAAGCATCTCGACGCGTGCGCCCGGTGCCGGGTGGCCGCGGGCGAGCTGGACCATGTGAACGCGGGGATTCCGGCGCTGCTGCCCGTCGCGGTCATCGGCTGGTTCGCCGCCGGGTATTCGCTCAAGGCCGCGGGCATCGTGGCCGGCGGTGCGGCCGGGGCCGCCGGGGCGGGAGCCGCCGCCGCGGCCACCGGGTCCGGCTCGACCGGCGGGGCCGCCGGTGGAGCCGCGGCCTCCGAGGGGCTGGGCGCGCCCGCCAAGGCGGGGATCGCCGCCGCCGTGGCGGTGGCCGCCGCGGCCGGTCTGGTGTGGGCGCTCGTCGGCGACGACCAGCCGAAGCCGGAGCCCAAGCCGGTCGCGAAGCCCCCGGCCGTGGCGCCCGCCGTGCCCGCGCCGGAGCCCCCGGCGCCCGCCCCGAAGCCGGTGCCCGAGCCACCGGCCGCGCCCGCACCGCCCGCGCCACCGGCACCGGCCCCGTCCGAGCCGGCGCCGAAGCCCACGCCCAGCCCCACGCCCTCGCCCGAGCCGCCGCCGAAGCCCGCGCCCCCCGCGCCGAGCCCGCCGCCGTCCCCGAAGCCGACGCCCAAGCCGCCGAAGCCCACACCACCGCCGCCCGCGCCGGAGGTGTACCAGGTCAGCGAGTTGGCGTATTCGGTGTTCGGCGACCGGAGCGAGCCGGAAGTCGTGCTGGGGCAGAGCAGTTGGGTCTGGCAGCGGTCGAACGTGTCGATCTCCTCCACCCGTTACGCGCACGGGGTGACCGTGCACGCCCGCTCCTCGGTGACCATCCAGCTGAACCGGCCGTGCACGCGTTACGAGGCCATGGTCGGGGTGGACGACCTGACGCTCGGCCTCGGCGCGGTGCGCTTCTCCGTGTTCAACGGGGACGGGGCCCGGCTGTGGCGCTCCCCGGTGATGGAGGGCGGCGAGCCGGCCGTCCCGGTGAGCGTGGGCATCGCGGGCCAGTCCTCGATCCGCCTCGTGGTGGAGCCGGAGGGGGCGATGGGCGGGGTGGCCCTGGCCGACTGGGCGGAGTCCCGGATCAGCTGCTCCTGA
- a CDS encoding MarR family winged helix-turn-helix transcriptional regulator, with protein sequence MSESTEEPGPSEPSLDEQIAAYQREFRDLDPQVEQVVSALGRLNRRMNVAYGRQVAALGISNAEWEVLKTLVLSGAPYRLGPGELAKRLGLTPAAMTHRIDRMAGEGLVTRDRDENNRVRVIVELTDEGRTKWLEAMRMASDFEEDLLQDLSGDERGVLGELLVRLLRRVEHAQPDAGGRLTDLD encoded by the coding sequence ATGTCCGAGAGCACCGAGGAGCCCGGCCCCAGCGAGCCGAGCCTCGACGAACAGATCGCCGCCTACCAGCGCGAGTTCCGCGACCTCGACCCCCAGGTCGAGCAGGTCGTCTCCGCACTGGGCCGCCTGAACCGCAGGATGAACGTCGCGTACGGGAGGCAGGTCGCCGCGCTCGGCATCAGCAACGCCGAGTGGGAGGTCCTCAAGACCCTGGTTCTCTCGGGCGCCCCCTACCGCCTGGGCCCCGGCGAACTGGCGAAGCGCCTCGGTCTCACCCCGGCCGCCATGACCCACCGCATCGACAGGATGGCGGGCGAGGGCCTGGTCACCCGCGACCGCGACGAGAACAACCGGGTCCGCGTCATCGTCGAGCTGACCGACGAAGGCCGTACGAAGTGGCTCGAGGCGATGCGCATGGCGAGCGACTTCGAGGAGGACCTCCTCCAGGACCTGTCCGGCGACGAGCGCGGCGTCCTCGGAGAGCTGCTGGTCCGCCTCCTGCGCCGGGTGGAGCATGCCCAGCCGGACGCCGGCGGCCGGCTCACCGACCTGGACTGA
- a CDS encoding asparagine synthase-related protein, with product MRWLVGWSSIAASFGTVGAVGNGGEGRTVHPVGSQLLWGDPDPLWAVGDWRPDEIRVIGVATPEGAPTARLAVLGCCGATDEQLRVGLLSARGGAMRHLTSWPGSYTAVVQIGRRITVAGDLAGARPVFHTPWAGGTAYATAALPLADLIEAQLDIGHLAALLACPETPEALGDGTPYEGVRRVPPGHALIMREGSREITGYEAVASLAVAAPQADPVHAVEGVRDALVEAVRARLTAPRHAPESMPQDPGPVPGMGPADRRAARGGPVAGIGADLSGGSASATLALLASGLPGLPGTLLGHGTGAGERLLAVTFNDLTTRGNEGEMERARVIAANPRLHHVVVAAGEEALPYASLETGPLTDEPAPSLVLAERHRRRLSAGSADHLVGSGARQVLDAHPARLADLLMDRRRRHLLRPVAALTKAEGPTAHSLFVPLTVYRAARRLARTSYRTGLESAAGLLPDANRHAPDLATPADASLAALAWSRPGPAARWLTGEALAEVSVRLQEAAIRPTSVQRPGEARARAALARGAADHRILEQAAEIRSQRLHAPFLDNQVVRAARALPESLRVQPGARAAILRRVLGGAGIHDLPPGWGTPSQATSTAVTRTGLRTALPELMALFDAPLLADAGLVEARVVRKALRAASEGEPLPLDGLADLASTELWLRRLVTRRGTCWTGTAAPRQRAVAGGVIPARRTLQP from the coding sequence ATGCGTTGGTTGGTGGGATGGAGCAGTATCGCCGCGAGCTTCGGCACCGTCGGCGCCGTCGGAAACGGCGGGGAGGGGCGCACGGTCCACCCGGTCGGCTCCCAACTCCTGTGGGGCGACCCGGATCCGCTGTGGGCGGTCGGCGACTGGCGCCCCGACGAGATCCGCGTCATCGGCGTCGCCACCCCCGAAGGGGCCCCCACCGCCCGCCTCGCGGTCCTCGGCTGCTGCGGCGCCACCGACGAACAGCTCCGCGTCGGGCTGCTCTCCGCACGCGGCGGCGCGATGCGCCACCTCACCTCCTGGCCCGGCAGCTACACCGCCGTCGTGCAGATCGGCCGCCGCATCACCGTCGCGGGCGACCTCGCCGGAGCCCGGCCCGTCTTCCACACCCCCTGGGCGGGGGGCACCGCCTACGCCACCGCCGCCCTGCCGCTCGCCGACCTCATCGAGGCCCAGCTCGACATCGGGCACCTCGCCGCCCTGCTCGCCTGCCCGGAGACCCCCGAGGCCCTCGGCGACGGCACGCCCTACGAGGGCGTGCGGCGGGTCCCGCCGGGCCACGCGCTGATCATGCGCGAGGGCTCGCGGGAGATCACCGGGTACGAGGCCGTCGCCTCACTCGCGGTCGCCGCACCCCAGGCCGACCCGGTGCACGCGGTGGAGGGCGTACGGGACGCGCTCGTCGAAGCCGTACGCGCCCGGCTCACGGCCCCGCGCCACGCGCCGGAGAGCATGCCGCAGGACCCGGGGCCCGTCCCCGGCATGGGCCCCGCCGACCGGCGCGCCGCGCGGGGCGGACCCGTCGCGGGCATCGGTGCCGACCTCTCCGGAGGCAGCGCGTCCGCCACCCTCGCCCTCCTCGCCTCCGGGCTGCCCGGACTGCCCGGCACCCTCCTCGGCCACGGCACCGGAGCGGGGGAGCGGCTGCTCGCCGTCACCTTCAACGACCTCACCACCCGTGGCAACGAGGGGGAGATGGAGCGGGCCCGCGTCATCGCCGCCAACCCGCGCCTGCATCACGTCGTCGTCGCGGCGGGCGAAGAGGCCCTGCCGTACGCCTCGTTGGAGACCGGCCCGCTCACCGACGAACCGGCCCCCTCCCTCGTCCTCGCCGAGCGCCACCGCCGCCGGCTCTCCGCGGGCAGCGCCGACCACCTCGTCGGAAGCGGGGCCCGGCAGGTCCTGGACGCGCACCCGGCCCGCCTCGCCGACCTCCTGATGGACCGGCGCAGACGCCACCTCCTGCGCCCCGTAGCCGCCCTCACCAAGGCCGAAGGCCCCACGGCGCACTCGCTGTTCGTCCCGCTGACGGTCTACCGAGCCGCCCGCCGCCTGGCCCGTACGTCGTACCGCACCGGCCTGGAGTCCGCCGCCGGGCTCCTCCCCGACGCCAACCGCCACGCCCCCGACCTCGCCACCCCCGCCGACGCCTCGCTCGCCGCCCTCGCCTGGTCGCGCCCGGGTCCCGCGGCGCGCTGGCTGACGGGGGAGGCACTGGCCGAAGTATCGGTTCGCCTCCAGGAGGCGGCGATCCGGCCCACCTCCGTCCAGCGCCCGGGAGAGGCCCGCGCCCGCGCCGCCCTCGCCCGGGGAGCCGCCGACCACCGGATCCTGGAGCAGGCCGCCGAGATCCGCAGCCAGCGGCTGCACGCCCCGTTCCTCGACAACCAGGTCGTCCGGGCGGCCCGCGCCCTGCCCGAGTCGCTGCGCGTCCAGCCCGGCGCACGGGCCGCGATCCTGCGCCGGGTGCTCGGCGGGGCGGGCATCCACGATCTGCCGCCCGGGTGGGGCACGCCCTCCCAGGCCACTTCCACCGCCGTCACCCGGACCGGTCTGCGCACCGCGCTGCCCGAGCTGATGGCCCTCTTCGACGCGCCGCTGCTGGCCGACGCCGGCCTGGTCGAGGCCCGGGTGGTCCGCAAGGCCCTGCGCGCCGCGTCCGAGGGCGAACCGCTGCCCCTGGACGGCCTGGCGGACCTGGCCTCCACCGAACTGTGGCTGCGCCGCCTGGTGACCCGCCGCGGCACCTGCTGGACGGGCACGGCCGCCCCGCGCCAGCGCGCGGTGGCGGGCGGAGTGATCCCCGCCCGGCGCACCCTTCAGCCCTGA
- a CDS encoding TetR/AcrR family transcriptional regulator, with protein sequence MHIQDTHGQAALSRASEDKGRLGSVGALGVMSSADAVRSAAAVSAAALSSAAAGPGPSGATTTGTATTGAAGAPRSAPLRVDAQRNLEHVLRAAREVFGELGYGAPMEDVARRARVGVGTVYRRFPSKDVLVRRIAEEETARLTEQARTALGQEEKPWSALSRFLRTSVASGAGRLLPPQVLRVGVDGEEQPGVPAASAPDPVDETRVPQQRQGVGQDGFRVAGRPSGGGGDGLAGLGEETGAVELLEVVGRLVDRARESGELRRDVTVADVLLVIATAAPSLPDAAQQAAASARLLDILLEGLRSRPA encoded by the coding sequence ATGCATATTCAGGATACTCATGGCCAGGCTGCGCTCTCGCGCGCTTCCGAGGACAAAGGACGCCTCGGCTCCGTGGGTGCGCTGGGCGTCATGAGCTCGGCCGATGCTGTTCGTTCCGCGGCCGCGGTGAGTGCGGCGGCGCTGAGTTCGGCCGCTGCCGGACCGGGCCCGAGCGGGGCGACGACCACGGGAACGGCGACGACGGGGGCCGCGGGCGCGCCGCGCTCGGCTCCGCTGCGGGTCGACGCACAGCGCAATCTGGAGCATGTGCTGCGGGCGGCCCGCGAGGTGTTCGGGGAGCTGGGTTACGGCGCCCCGATGGAGGATGTGGCGCGTCGCGCACGCGTCGGCGTGGGCACCGTCTACCGGCGGTTCCCGAGCAAGGACGTGCTGGTGCGCCGGATAGCCGAGGAGGAGACCGCCCGGCTGACCGAGCAGGCGCGCACGGCGCTGGGGCAGGAGGAGAAGCCCTGGTCGGCGCTGTCCCGTTTCCTGCGTACGTCGGTGGCGTCGGGCGCGGGCAGGCTGCTGCCGCCGCAGGTGCTGCGGGTAGGGGTCGACGGTGAGGAGCAGCCGGGTGTGCCGGCGGCTTCGGCGCCGGACCCGGTGGACGAGACCCGGGTTCCGCAGCAGCGGCAGGGCGTGGGTCAGGACGGCTTCCGCGTCGCGGGCCGGCCCTCGGGCGGAGGCGGTGACGGGCTGGCCGGCCTCGGCGAGGAGACCGGTGCGGTCGAGCTGCTGGAGGTCGTGGGGCGGCTGGTGGACCGGGCGCGGGAGTCCGGCGAGCTGCGCCGGGACGTGACGGTGGCCGATGTGCTGCTGGTCATCGCCACGGCGGCTCCTTCGCTGCCGGACGCCGCCCAGCAGGCCGCGGCTTCGGCCCGGCTGCTGGACATCCTGCTGGAGGGCCTGCGGTCGCGGCCGGCGTGA
- a CDS encoding NAD(P)/FAD-dependent oxidoreductase, whose product MAPDSRGTTPGTRPGVRILVVGGGYVGMYTALRLQRKLKQRLKSGDAEIVVVTPEPYMTYQPFLPEAAAGSISPRHVVVPLRRVLKDCTIVIGEAQRVDHAKRTATVTTLATGEDGTGALEIGYDEIVIAPGSVSRTLPIPGLADFGIGFKTVEEAIGLRNHVIEQMDIASATRDPAIRDAALTFVFVGGGYAGVEALAELEDMARYTARYYHNIKPADLKWILVEASGRILPEVGEAMGTYALGELRSRNIDVRLETRLDTCEDRVAVLSDGSRFPTRTLVWTAGVKPAPLLAATDLPLTERGRLRCTAALGVEEMPHAWAAGDAAAVPDLTASEPGRETAPNAQHAVRQAKVLADNVLASVDGKPLTEYRHAYAGSVASLGLHKGVAHVYGRKLKGYPAWLMHRTYHLSRVPTFNRKARVLAEWTLSGLFKREIVSLGSLEHPRAEFELAAGGGGSGTPGLPGPSRPKGPEEPPRDGRTGS is encoded by the coding sequence ATGGCTCCAGATTCCCGGGGGACGACCCCCGGCACCCGGCCAGGTGTGCGCATTCTCGTCGTCGGCGGCGGCTACGTCGGGATGTACACAGCGCTGCGTCTCCAGCGGAAGTTGAAGCAGAGACTGAAGAGCGGCGACGCCGAGATCGTGGTCGTCACGCCCGAGCCCTACATGACGTACCAGCCCTTCCTCCCCGAAGCGGCCGCCGGCTCGATCTCGCCCCGCCATGTCGTCGTGCCGCTGCGCCGGGTCCTGAAGGACTGCACGATCGTCATCGGCGAGGCCCAGCGCGTCGATCACGCCAAACGGACCGCGACCGTCACCACCCTCGCCACCGGCGAGGACGGCACCGGGGCCCTGGAGATCGGGTACGACGAGATCGTCATCGCCCCCGGGTCCGTGTCGCGCACCCTGCCGATCCCCGGTCTCGCCGACTTCGGCATCGGTTTCAAGACCGTCGAGGAAGCCATCGGGTTGCGCAACCACGTCATCGAACAGATGGACATCGCCTCCGCCACGCGCGACCCCGCGATCCGCGATGCCGCTCTGACCTTCGTCTTCGTCGGCGGCGGGTACGCGGGCGTCGAGGCGCTGGCCGAACTGGAGGACATGGCCCGCTACACGGCGCGGTACTACCACAACATCAAGCCGGCCGACCTGAAATGGATCCTCGTCGAGGCCTCCGGGCGCATCCTCCCCGAGGTCGGTGAGGCCATGGGCACCTACGCCCTCGGCGAGCTGCGGAGCCGGAACATCGACGTCCGCCTGGAGACCCGCCTCGACACCTGTGAAGACCGCGTCGCCGTCCTCAGCGACGGCTCCCGCTTCCCCACCCGCACCCTCGTCTGGACCGCGGGCGTCAAACCGGCGCCCCTGCTCGCCGCCACCGACCTGCCCCTCACCGAACGCGGCCGGCTCCGCTGCACCGCCGCCCTCGGTGTCGAGGAGATGCCGCACGCGTGGGCCGCGGGCGACGCCGCGGCCGTACCCGACCTGACCGCCTCCGAACCCGGCCGCGAGACCGCCCCCAACGCCCAGCACGCCGTGCGCCAGGCGAAGGTCCTCGCCGACAACGTCCTCGCCTCCGTCGACGGCAAGCCGCTCACCGAGTACCGCCACGCGTACGCCGGTTCGGTCGCCTCCCTCGGCCTGCACAAGGGCGTCGCCCACGTCTACGGCCGCAAGCTCAAGGGCTACCCCGCCTGGCTGATGCACCGTACGTACCACCTCAGCCGGGTACCGACGTTCAACCGGAAGGCGCGCGTCCTTGCCGAATGGACCCTGTCCGGGCTCTTCAAACGCGAGATCGTCTCCCTCGGCTCGCTGGAGCACCCCCGCGCCGAATTCGAACTCGCGGCGGGCGGCGGCGGTTCCGGCACCCCGGGACTGCCCGGCCCCAGCCGCCCGAAAGGCCCCGAAGAACCGCCGAGAGACGGCCGGACCGGTAGCTGA
- a CDS encoding SpoIIE family protein phosphatase — translation MNFTRWSARLPGTQRRAAARDDRSAVPAARAEYARPQATPAQPDDAAPAPSGTAAAEGLPGPVLDDLSAREILGRLPAPVALLHGPDHRVAYVNDAYEAAFGPRPSGVPAAEAMPELDRLSVLPLLDQVLRSGTPRTVKSRRTTEGGSYTVTCTPIAGEDGVLVYAADVTDHAEAAERLRTSERRHRETAVTLQRSLLPQELEQPDDLRIAATYQPGGTDAAVGGDWYDVITLGAGRTALVIGDVMGRGVRAAAVMGQLRTAVRAYARLDLPPHEVIQLLDVLAAEIDASQIATCVYAVHDPNEGQLVYASAGHLPILVRDEDGTVHRAADPTGPPLGTGGWVHTSGTIALPPGSTAVLYTDGLVERRSEDIDEGVASLARALSGAKGSPQVVCDRLIRSLGVTAEHDDDVAVLVVQHPARTGANAELFHNAALDLLGGIEAAPRARAFATGVLTSWRFPVELRDLGVLATSELVANSLQHGTPPMRLGLRRTDRRLIIEVTDGDDHLPRRRQAEPADEAGRGISIIASIATSWGSRRTPGGGKAVWCEFALPQ, via the coding sequence GTGAACTTCACGCGTTGGAGCGCCCGCCTCCCCGGAACGCAGCGCCGAGCCGCCGCGCGGGACGACCGCAGTGCCGTGCCGGCCGCCCGAGCCGAGTACGCCCGGCCGCAGGCCACGCCCGCCCAGCCGGACGACGCCGCCCCGGCGCCTTCCGGCACCGCCGCGGCGGAGGGCCTCCCCGGGCCCGTCCTCGACGACCTCTCCGCCCGCGAGATCCTCGGCCGGCTCCCCGCCCCCGTCGCCCTGCTGCACGGCCCGGACCACCGCGTCGCGTACGTCAACGACGCCTACGAGGCCGCGTTCGGCCCCCGCCCGTCCGGCGTCCCCGCCGCCGAGGCCATGCCCGAGCTCGACCGGCTCAGCGTCCTCCCGCTGCTGGACCAGGTCCTGCGCAGCGGCACCCCCCGTACGGTCAAGTCCCGCAGAACCACCGAGGGCGGCTCGTACACGGTGACCTGCACCCCGATCGCCGGCGAGGACGGCGTCCTCGTCTACGCCGCCGACGTCACCGACCACGCCGAAGCCGCCGAACGCCTGCGCACCAGCGAGCGCCGCCACCGCGAAACGGCCGTCACCCTCCAGCGCTCCCTGCTCCCGCAGGAGCTGGAACAGCCCGACGACCTCCGTATCGCGGCCACCTACCAGCCCGGCGGCACCGACGCCGCGGTCGGCGGCGACTGGTACGACGTCATCACCCTCGGCGCGGGCCGCACCGCCCTGGTCATCGGCGATGTGATGGGCCGCGGGGTGCGGGCCGCCGCCGTCATGGGCCAGCTCCGCACCGCCGTCCGCGCCTACGCCCGCCTCGACCTCCCGCCGCACGAGGTGATCCAGCTGCTGGACGTCCTCGCCGCCGAGATCGACGCCAGCCAGATCGCGACCTGCGTCTACGCCGTCCACGATCCGAACGAGGGACAGCTCGTCTACGCCTCCGCCGGACACCTCCCGATCCTCGTCCGCGACGAGGACGGCACCGTCCACCGCGCCGCCGACCCCACCGGGCCCCCGCTCGGCACCGGCGGCTGGGTCCACACCTCGGGCACCATCGCGCTGCCGCCCGGCTCCACCGCGGTCCTCTATACGGACGGCCTGGTGGAACGGCGCAGCGAGGACATCGACGAGGGCGTCGCCTCCCTGGCCCGGGCCCTCTCGGGCGCCAAGGGGTCACCCCAGGTGGTCTGCGACCGGCTGATCCGCTCCCTCGGCGTGACCGCCGAGCACGACGACGACGTGGCGGTCCTGGTCGTCCAGCACCCCGCCCGTACGGGGGCGAACGCGGAGCTGTTCCACAACGCCGCACTCGATCTCCTCGGCGGCATCGAGGCCGCCCCGCGCGCCCGCGCCTTCGCCACCGGCGTCCTGACCTCCTGGCGCTTCCCCGTCGAGCTCCGCGACCTCGGCGTCCTCGCCACCAGCGAGCTCGTCGCGAACTCCCTCCAGCACGGCACCCCGCCGATGCGCCTGGGACTGCGCCGTACGGACCGCCGGCTGATCATCGAGGTCACCGACGGCGACGACCACCTGCCGCGCCGCCGCCAGGCCGAACCGGCCGACGAGGCGGGACGCGGCATCTCGATCATCGCCTCGATCGCCACCTCGTGGGGCAGCCGCCGCACACCGGGCGGCGGCAAGGCGGTCTGGTGCGAGTTCGCCCTGCCGCAGTGA
- a CDS encoding MFS transporter codes for MGAALRRIQLGSALSAFGLGFTVPYLYVYVAQVRDLGAGTAGVVLAVFAMAALAVLPFTGRAIDRRGPLPVLVVAAALASVGAAALGFASSVPAAVLAAAVLGAGTAVMQPALATMLVWCSSTATRTRAFAMQFFLQNLGLGLGGLVGGQLVDVDRPASFTMLFLIEAAMFVVLGVVVTTVRMPRTASLGGARPSGDAAAEGGGLRALLSHRAMVQLCVLGFVLFFACYGQFESGLAAYGTEAAGIEPSTLGFALAANTAVIVVAQFVVLRLVERRRRSRVIAAVGLIWAFAWIVAGYAGLGHGSQTMATAAFISTYALFGLGEAMLSPTVAPLVADLAPESMVGQYNSAFALCKQLALAVGPAVGGPMGASLHGPYIVTFVLFSLGITVLALRLGRRLTPVQDQPSLANAPSRVVAVSLPEGPDVAVPAGNTAPAPASAGH; via the coding sequence ATGGGCGCAGCGCTGCGGCGGATCCAGCTGGGCAGCGCGCTGAGCGCGTTCGGGCTCGGGTTCACCGTTCCGTATCTGTACGTCTACGTGGCGCAGGTGCGGGATCTGGGCGCCGGGACGGCGGGGGTCGTCCTGGCGGTCTTCGCGATGGCAGCGCTGGCCGTTCTGCCGTTCACCGGGCGGGCCATCGACCGGCGGGGCCCGTTGCCCGTGCTGGTGGTGGCCGCCGCCCTGGCCTCGGTGGGCGCCGCCGCCCTGGGGTTCGCGAGCAGTGTTCCGGCCGCCGTGCTGGCCGCCGCGGTCCTGGGTGCGGGCACCGCAGTCATGCAGCCGGCCCTCGCCACGATGCTCGTGTGGTGTTCCAGCACCGCTACCCGTACGCGCGCCTTCGCCATGCAGTTCTTCCTGCAGAACCTGGGGCTCGGCCTCGGCGGGCTCGTCGGCGGGCAGCTCGTGGACGTGGACCGTCCGGCGAGTTTCACGATGCTCTTCCTGATCGAGGCCGCGATGTTCGTGGTGCTCGGTGTCGTCGTCACCACGGTGCGGATGCCCCGTACGGCTTCCCTCGGCGGTGCCCGGCCCTCGGGCGACGCTGCGGCCGAGGGCGGCGGGCTGCGGGCGCTGCTCTCGCACCGGGCCATGGTGCAGCTGTGCGTGCTGGGCTTCGTGCTGTTCTTCGCCTGCTACGGGCAGTTCGAGTCCGGGCTCGCCGCGTACGGCACGGAGGCCGCCGGGATCGAGCCCTCGACCCTGGGCTTCGCGCTGGCCGCCAACACGGCGGTCATCGTGGTCGCGCAGTTCGTCGTGCTGCGGCTCGTGGAGCGGCGGCGGCGCAGCCGGGTCATCGCGGCGGTCGGGCTGATCTGGGCGTTCGCCTGGATCGTGGCCGGGTACGCGGGGCTGGGCCACGGCAGCCAGACCATGGCGACGGCCGCGTTCATCTCGACGTACGCGCTGTTCGGGCTGGGTGAGGCGATGCTGTCGCCCACCGTCGCCCCGCTCGTCGCCGATCTGGCGCCGGAGTCGATGGTCGGGCAGTACAACTCGGCGTTCGCCCTGTGCAAGCAGCTCGCGCTGGCGGTCGGCCCGGCCGTCGGCGGTCCGATGGGGGCGTCGCTGCACGGCCCGTACATCGTGACGTTCGTGCTGTTCTCGCTGGGCATCACCGTGCTCGCGCTGCGGCTGGGGCGTCGGCTCACCCCCGTACAGGACCAGCCGTCCCTGGCCAACGCCCCCTCGCGGGTGGTGGCGGTGTCACTGCCCGAGGGGCCGGACGTCGCGGTGCCCGCCGGGAACACCGCCCCGGCTCCCGCCTCCGCGGGTCACTGA